GCGCGAACGGTGCCACTTGTGGGTCCGCCCGGCCGACACTATTGAGGCGATCCATGGCACGCCCTCCCCTTCTGTCTTTGCAGGATATCGCCCTCACCTTTGGCGGCACGCCGCTGCTGGAGGCGGCGTCGTTGCAGCTCGCGCCCGGCGAGCGGATCGCCCTCGTCGGCCGCAACGGCTCGGGCAAGTCGACGCTCCTGAAGATCGTCGCCGGCCTCGTCACCGCCGATTCGGGCCAGCGCTTCGTCCAGCCGGACGCGACGGTGCGCTACCTCGCGCAGGATCCGGACCTCTCCGCCTACCCGACGGTGCTCGACTACGTGCTGTCCGGCCTCGCCGAGGGGGACGACCAGCACGCCGCGCGCGCCACGCTGGAGGCGCTGGGCGTCGACCCGGACGCCGCGCCCGGACCGATGTCCGGCGGGGAGACCCGCCGCGCGGCGCTCGCCCATGCCCTCGCCCCGGACCCGGACGTCCTGCTCCTCGACGAGCCGACCAACCACCTCGACATCGCCGCCATCGCCTGGCTGGAACAGCACCTCAAGGAGCGGCGCAAGTCGCTCGTCCTCATCAGCCACGACCGGCGCTTCCTCGAGGAGCTCTCCACCGCCGTCGTGTGGCTCGACCGCGGCAAGACCTACCGGATGGACAAGGGCTTTGCCGCCTTCGAGGACTGGCGCGACGAGATCCTCGCCGCCGAGGAGGAGGAGCGCCGCCGCCTCGACAAGAAGATTGAGGCCGAGCAGGAGTGGGTGCGGTACGGCGTTACCGCCCGGCGCAAGCGCAACATGGGGCGCCTGCGCAAGCTCCAGGCGCTGCGGACCGAGCGTCGCGAGCAGCGCAAGGCGACGGGCCTCGCCGACATGCAGCTCGCCGGCGCGGAGCGTTCCGGCAAGCGGATGATCGTCGCGAAGGGCCTCACCAAGTCGTTCGGCGACAGGACCGTCGTGGCGGACTTCTCCACCACCATCATGCGCGGCGACCGGGTCGGCCTCGTCGGCCCCAACGGCGTCGGCAAGACGACCCTCATCAACCTGCTGCTCGGCCGCCTGAAACCCGACGCCGGGACCGTCACCTACGGCGTCGACCTCAAGGTCAACCTCCTCGACCAGCGGCGCGAGGCGCTCGACCCGACGACCCCGCTGCGCCATGCGATCAGCCCGTCCGGCTCCGACCAGATCACGGTCGGCGACACCACCAAGCACGTCGCCGGCTACCTCAAGGACTTCCTGTTCACGCCGGAGCAGTTCAACACCCCCGTCGGCGCGCTGTCGGGCGGGGAGCGGATGCGCGTGCTACTGGGCCGCGCCTTCGCGATGCCGTCCAACATCCTGGTGCTGGACGAGCCGACGAACGACCTCGACCTCGAGACGCTGGACCTCCTCGCCGAGGTGATCTCCGACTACGACGGCACCCTCATCCTCGTCAGCCACGACCGTGACTTCATCGACCGCACGGTGACGACCACCCTCGTCGCCGAGGGGGACGGAACCTGGAGCGAGTATCCGGGCGGCTACTCCGACATGCTGGTCCAGCGCGGCGAGGCGCCGGTGCGCGCCATCGAGAACGCCGGCAAGCCGAAGAAGGCGAAGGACACGAAGGACGCCCGGCCCTCGACCGCCGCGGCGGCGCCGGCGAAGAAGGGCAAGCTCTCCTTCCGCGAGAAGCACGACCTCGAGACGCTTCCCGCCAGGCTGGAGGAGCTGGAGGCGGCGATCGCCAGGCTCTCTGACGCCCTCGCCGATCCAAACCTCTACGCCAGGGACCCCGCCCGGTTCGAGAAGCTGACGAACGACCTCTCCACCCGCCAGGCCGAGAAGGACGCCGCGGAGGAGCGCTGGCTCGAGCTGGAGATGAAGCGCGAGGAGCTGGAGGCCTGAGCCCCGCCGGCCCCGACGGTCCGCCGGCGGACGGCACCCCTGCGTCCCCGGTCCGCGTCACGGACCCCGACGACCCGGCCATCGCCCTCTTCCGCGACGTGAAGGAGCGGGACCGGATCGGCCGGCAGGGCATCTTCATCGCCGAGGGACTGTCGGTGCTGACCGTGCTCCTGACGCGCTCGCCGCTGGAGACGCTGGCGATCCTCGTCGAGGAGAGCCGCGTCGACCGACTGCCCGTCCTTGCCGAGCGCGGGACCGCACCGCTCTACGTGGCGCCGCAGGCGGTGCTGGACGGCATCGCCGGATTTCACCTCCACCGGGGAATCCTGGCGGCGGGCCGCGTTCCGGCACCCCGGCCGCTCTCGGCCCTGCCGCACGGACCGCTGCGGCTGCCGGTCTGCGTCAACCTCGCCAACCACGACAACGTCGGCGGCATCTACCGCAACGCGGCGGCGTTCGGCGCGGCGGGGGTCGCCGTCGACGCCACCACGGCGAACCCGTTCTACCGCAAGGCCATCCGCGTCGGCGCCGGTGCACCGCTCACGGTGCCCACCTACGCCGTGGGCGACGATATCCTCGGCGAGCTGCGGGAGGCCGGGATCACGCCCTACGCCCTCACCCCGCAGGCCGGGGCGTCGCTCGGCGCCGCGCCGCTCGCCGCACGCGCCGCCTTCCTGCTGGGGACGGAGGGGCCGGGCCTTCCCGATCCGCTGATCGGCGGGTGCGAGCCGCTGGCAATCCGCATCGCGCCCGGCGTCGACAGCCTCAACGTCGCCACCACCGCCGGTATCGTCCTCCACGCGCACGCGCTGCAGCACGGCCTCTGAGCCGTCCGGCGCGGCGACGTCAGCCTCGCCACAGCACCTTCTGGAAGGATGGCCGCCGTTCGACAGGCGCCAACCGCAACCGGAAATGGCCGCGCGCCAGCCGATACCTCAGGCGATCGGCGCGGGTTCGACCCGCTGCATCGGGAGGACGTTGGCCTCCCGCATCGCCGCGTGGTCGGCCGCGAGCACCTTGTCCCGGAGACGTTCCAGGAGCGCCTTCTCGCGGTCCGTCACAGCCCAGATGATCCGCGGCGCGAGGTAACGCGCAGCAACCCGCGGGGACAGCCGGCAGGCCATCCGGCTCGCACACCAATAATTGCGCAATTCATAACTAACGGACATCGCCCTGCACCAAAGTTCATGCAATTGAGGACAACGCTAACCTTTGGTTCAGGGTGCTGAAAGCAGGATCGCCGGCATAGCTGTTTGGCCATAACCTTCCGGCAACCCTGTCCTGCCCGTCAGCCGAGCCCCTCCATCAGCGCAGCCGGGCCCTGCAGCATGTCGATGCTGAACACCAGGTCGTCGACGGGGATGCCGCCGTCTGTGGACGCCTCGCTCCCGATCGACAATTGCAACGCGGCAGGCGCGGGGCTGCCCGGATCGGCCGGTCCGAGCGCCCGCTCGAACGCGACGATCACCTCGTCGTCCACCTCGGGCAGGCCGCCATCCGGCCCGATCACACGCGAAAAGCTCGGGAAA
The window above is part of the Acuticoccus sediminis genome. Proteins encoded here:
- a CDS encoding ATP-binding cassette domain-containing protein, translated to MARPPLLSLQDIALTFGGTPLLEAASLQLAPGERIALVGRNGSGKSTLLKIVAGLVTADSGQRFVQPDATVRYLAQDPDLSAYPTVLDYVLSGLAEGDDQHAARATLEALGVDPDAAPGPMSGGETRRAALAHALAPDPDVLLLDEPTNHLDIAAIAWLEQHLKERRKSLVLISHDRRFLEELSTAVVWLDRGKTYRMDKGFAAFEDWRDEILAAEEEERRRLDKKIEAEQEWVRYGVTARRKRNMGRLRKLQALRTERREQRKATGLADMQLAGAERSGKRMIVAKGLTKSFGDRTVVADFSTTIMRGDRVGLVGPNGVGKTTLINLLLGRLKPDAGTVTYGVDLKVNLLDQRREALDPTTPLRHAISPSGSDQITVGDTTKHVAGYLKDFLFTPEQFNTPVGALSGGERMRVLLGRAFAMPSNILVLDEPTNDLDLETLDLLAEVISDYDGTLILVSHDRDFIDRTVTTTLVAEGDGTWSEYPGGYSDMLVQRGEAPVRAIENAGKPKKAKDTKDARPSTAAAAPAKKGKLSFREKHDLETLPARLEELEAAIARLSDALADPNLYARDPARFEKLTNDLSTRQAEKDAAEERWLELEMKREELEA
- a CDS encoding TrmH family RNA methyltransferase; protein product: MKERDRIGRQGIFIAEGLSVLTVLLTRSPLETLAILVEESRVDRLPVLAERGTAPLYVAPQAVLDGIAGFHLHRGILAAGRVPAPRPLSALPHGPLRLPVCVNLANHDNVGGIYRNAAAFGAAGVAVDATTANPFYRKAIRVGAGAPLTVPTYAVGDDILGELREAGITPYALTPQAGASLGAAPLAARAAFLLGTEGPGLPDPLIGGCEPLAIRIAPGVDSLNVATTAGIVLHAHALQHGL